A segment of the bacterium genome:
GGCGCCGCGGCTCTGGCCGTGGTGCGTCGCCGCGCTCGCCGCCGACCACGTCGCGCTCAACGCGGCCGGCCTGCTGCCGCGCGCGCGGCTGCTCGGCCCGAACCTCGTCCGCCTGCCGCGGGAGGAGGCGGCGCGCGGGCGCGTGGCGCTGACGTTCGACGACGGCCCCGATCCGGAGGTCACGCCGCGCGTGCTCGACCTGCTCGACGCCCGCGGAGCGAAGGGGACGTTCTTCGTGATCGGCGAACGCGCGGCGCGGCGCCCCGACCTCGTGCGCGAGATCGCGGCGCGCGGCCACGCGCTCGGCAACCACACCTGGTCCCATCCGGTCGGCTTCTACTTCCTCGCGCCGCGGCGGATCGCGCGCGAGATCGACGACGTGCAGCGCCTCGTCGCGGAGCTGTGCGGCGCCGCGCCGCGCCACTTCCGCGCGCCGGCGGGAA
Coding sequences within it:
- a CDS encoding polysaccharide deacetylase family protein; translation: MTAKERAPLSSFVALSLAGHVAGLGALAAAPRLWPWCVAALAADHVALNAAGLLPRARLLGPNLVRLPREEAARGRVALTFDDGPDPEVTPRVLDLLDARGAKGTFFVIGERAARRPDLVREIAARGHALGNHTWSHPVGFYFLAPRRIAREIDDVQRLVAELCGAAPRHFRAPAGIRSALLEPLLARRGMTLATWTRRGFDAACGDPRTVARRLLRGLAAGDLLLLHDG